In a single window of the Rhopalosiphum padi isolate XX-2018 chromosome 1, ASM2088224v1, whole genome shotgun sequence genome:
- the LOC132917232 gene encoding serine proteinase stubble, protein MRIATSWIVMSLLTAIFESSQGHDHHKALNNYKINKKPCSVNSLEGTCMFVYECINTDGRHIGMCVDTFMFGSCCAHNLTTAQLAMLPDSSEPAVLFTQPGGNGVSQRPQHRPHHRPHRPSQVMTRPNGGDGDGAATSSVDKKYHYQPASATPQTPNAQSQLAHVNRVPSTNFISNSRPNFLSRPAAQPYTTTTTTTTTTTPQPPPMFTSGRPTVQEVDDNDNKVDSVWSHRPSWSSSMGNHHTFITKPRPIPQHRPQYTIPSSTTLTIIDTTTNPTTTTTTTTPTPTTTTTTTPAPTPPSPPTTTTTTTSKPLVISTTTSPMAMPTTVPGKPEKHTAKPGVSAEMNQKSMPCGLAPLHPRHEVRIVGGRNSAFGSWPWQVSVRRTSFFGFSSTHRCGGALLNENWIATAGHCVDDLLTSQIRIRVGEYDFSSDQEPYPFVERAVARKIVHPKYNFFTYEYDLAMVRLEAPVKYTPHIVPICLPGSDDLLIGENATVTGWGRLSEGGTLPSVLQEVSVPIVSNDKCKSMFLRAGRHEYIPDIFMCAGFDDGGRDSCQGDSGGPLQVKGRDGRYFLAGIISWGIGCAEANLPGVCTRISKFVPWILQTVT, encoded by the exons ATTACAAGATCAACAAAAAACCATGTTCGGTGAACAGCTTGGAGGGCACGTGCATGTTCGTGTACGAGTGCATCAACACCGACGGCCGGCACATCGGCATGTGCGTGGACACGTTCATGTTCGGCAGCTGCTGCGCGCACAACCTGACCACTGCGCAGCTGGCCATGTTGCCCGACTCGTCGGAACCAGCGGTGCTGTTCACGCAGCCGGGCGGCAATGGCGTGTCGCAGCGGCCGCAGCACAGGCCGCACCACAGGCCGCACCGGCCGTCGCAGGTGATGACGCGGCCCAACGGCGGTGACGGGGACGGTGCCGCGACGTCGTCGGTGGACAAGAAGTACCACTACCAGCCCGCGTCGGCCACGCCGCAGACGCCGAACGCGCAGTCGCAGTTGGCGCACGTCAACCGCGTACCGTCCACCAACTTCATATCGAACAGCCGGCCCAACTTTTTGTCCAGGCCCGCGGCCCAGCCGTACACGACGACCACGACGACGACCACCACCACGACGCCGCAGCCACCGCCGATGTTCACCTCCGGTCGGCCAACCGTCCAGGAAGTGGATGATAACGACAACAAAGTGGATTCGGTCTGGTCGCATag accTAGTTGGAGTTCGAGTATGGGTAACCATCATACGTTCATCACCAAGCCAAGGCCAATCCCTCAACACCGACCACAATATACAATACCATCGTCGACAACGTTGACGATCATTGACACTACCACTAATCCTACTACTACGACGACAACTACTACCCCAACTCCTACGACAACAACTACAACCACTCCTGCACCTACACCACCATCACCCCCGACCACTACAACTACTACCACTAGTAAACCTTTAGTTATAAGTACTACAACTAGTCCCATGGCCATGCCCACCACAGTTCCGGGTAAACCAGAGAAACATACCGCCAAGCCGGGTGTATCAGCCGAGATGAATCAAAAATCAATGC CTTGTGGTTTGGCTCCTTTGCACCCCAGGCACGAAGTCCGCATTGTTGGTGGGAGAAACTCTGCGTTTGGTAGTTGGCCCTGGCAG gTGTCTGTACGAAGGACATCGTTCTTTGGGTTTTCCAGTACACACCGATGTGGAGGagctttattaaatgaaaactgGATAGCAACAGCTGGCCATTGTGTAGATGA tttgctGACATCACAAATTCGTATAAGAGTCGGTGAATACGACTTTTCATCCGATCAAGAGCCATATCCGTTTGTTGAGCGTGCAGTTGCCCGGAAAATTGTGCAccctaaatacaattttttcactTACGAGTATGATTTGGCCATGGTGCGATTAGAAGCACCAGTAAAATACACACCACACATAGTGCCTATATGTTTACCTGGCTCGGATGACCTTCTCATAGGCGAAAATGCCACCGTAACTGGATGGGGACGATTAAGCGAAGGAGGCACTTTACCTTCTGTGTTACAAGAg gTGAGTGTACCAATAGTTAGTAACGACAAGTGTAAAAGTATGTTTTTGAGAGCGGGTAGACACGAATATATACCAGATATATTCATGTGTGCCGGATTTGATGACGGTGGACGTGATTCATGCCAA GGCGATTCTGGTGGTCCATTACAAGTTAAGGGTAGAGACGGGCGTTACTTTTTGGCTGGAATCATAAGTTGGGGAATTGGATGTGCAGAGGCCAATCTACCCGGCGTGTGTACCAGAATTTCCAAATTCGTACCTTGGATTCTACAAACAGTcacatag